A segment of the Streptomyces sp. NBC_00376 genome:
GTACGGGGACTTCTGGCCGTACATGATGGTCGCCGAGGGTTCGGTGGACATCTGCGCGGAGCCCGAGCTGTCGCTCTGGGACATGGCCGCCAACGCGATCATCGTCCAGGAGGCGGGCGGGAGGTTCACCAGCCTGGACGGGGTCTCCGGTCCGGGCGGCGGCAACGCTGCGGCATCGAACGGACTGCTCCACCACGAGCTGCTCGGCTACCTGAACCAGCGCTACTGACGCAGCTTGCGGCTTGACCTGCACACTTTCCCTGACGCCAATTGCCGGGAGCCGGACGAAGCAGCCGCGGCATACAGGCGGCGGCTCAGCAGTCCGGGCGCGCCGCCGCTCGATGGTCGCTTGGTACCTGGGAGCGAGGGCGGGCACTCCTCCGCCTTGGGCGGGCCGGGTCAGCGGCCCCGCTCCCGACAGCCATGTCACCTGAATGGCGCAACATGATGTGCCACCCACATGGGCGAAGATCAAGCTGGGTAGTGCCCCAACCGAGGCAATCCGTGAAAGGGAAACCAAATGCGCATTCGACGAATCCTCGCCGCCGTAATCGCCACGGCAGCCCTCGCCGGACTCGGCCTCACAGGCGCCGCCACCGCCGCCACCGCCGCACAGGGTGCCCCATCCTCCGTCTCCCCTTCTGAGTGCAGGCAGGGCGGCGGAACGCCCGCGATCAATGAGCCGGGCAACCCCTGTAAGGGCGGTATGTACGACGGGCAGCCGGTCGACTAATCCGCTGATCCCCACAAGGCGCCCCGCAGCCACGCGCCGCGGGGCGCACCCGCGCGAGCGTAGCTGTGGGAGAGTCGCAGGGACTGTGCCGACCCGTCGGACACGCCCCGGGGCCTCTCGTTTGGATCATGCCGGGCTCGCGGGGCCTGATCCAAACGAAAGACCCTGGACGCCACCCGATCCCGGCCTCAGTCTGAGGCCGGTTGACGCGCGGCAAGTCGAGGGAGTCCACGCAACAACAAGGTTCCGCCCGAACGCGAGGGCGACGCATCCGGGCGCATCGTGGGGCACATGTGGGGCACGGAGCGGAGCACTGCGGGAACGGTCAGCTCAGCGCGGAGTGATCGCGCGGTCTGTAAATCTGCCTGCAGATGACCGGCGTCACGCTTTCTTCCGGGCCGTCCGTGGGCCGTCCGAGGGGGCCGACGATGACCGCCAACGACCAATGACGCCCACAACCACGCAGCTCTCCCCGGCAGATTGTGGAGCGATGCCGCACCCCGCCGGAAGGGCGGTTCAATACCAGCGCTACCGAGCCGGCGCTGCTGAACCGGCGCCACCGGCCCTGATCGCATCGGATCGCATCACCGGACCGTGTTCCCGAGGGGCGTCGCGCGCTGCCGCACGCCCCTCGGTGTGCTTCACTCCCCCCTTGTTCCTTCCACGCATCGGTGCAACTCTGAGAGTCCCCCCGCTTGTGAATTTGTGAATCGGCTCACGTGGCCGTTCGCCAAGGAGGTGGCTCCCTTCATGCTCGTCCGTGACGCCATGAGCACACTGGTCCTCACCATCGGGCCCGCCCATACGCTCCGCCAGGCCGCCCGGCTGATGTCGGTACGCCGCATCGGGGCCGCGGTCGTCCTCGACCACGACAACAGCGGGCTCGGCATCCTCACCGAACGCGACATCCTCAACGCGATCGGCTCCGGACAGGATCCGGACGTCGAGACCGCCGCCACCCACACCACCACCGATGTGGTCTTCGCCTCGCCCACCTGGACCCTGGAAGAGGCCGCGGAGGCCATGACACACGGCGGGTTCCGCCACCTGATCGTGCTGGACGGCCACGGGCCCGTGGGCATCGTCTCCGTCCGCGACATCCTGCGCTGCTGGGCACCCATCAGGCGCCACCACCACGCGGAACTCATCGGCTGAGCCCGGCGTGAACGACCGGTGGGCCGGTCTCCCCGAAGAGGAGACCGGCCCACCGCCGACGGCAGCCGCCCGGATCAGCCGCGAAGGGCCTGGACCGCGGCCTCCAGACGCTTGCCGAAGTCGCCGTCCGCCTGGCGGAAGTTGTTGATCGCGCGCTCGGCGATGTCGTCGCGCGAGACCTTGGCGATGAACCCGGCGAGGTTCTCGATCAGCCGTGCCTTCTCGTCCTCGGAGTAGAGCCGGTAGAGGTTTCCGGCCTGCACGAAGTCGTTGTCCTCGGCGTGGCTCGGGGCCGCGTGCGTGGCGACCTCACCGGTGACGGTGGTGGGCTCCCACAGCGGGCGGTCGGTCTGGGCCGGACCGCCGAAGCTGTTCGGCTCGTAGTTCTTCGCACCCTTGTGGCGGCCGTCGTACAGGTAGCCGTCCCGGCTGTTGGTACGCGCCTCGGTGGCGTGCGGACGGTTCACCGGCAGGTGGTCGGCGTTGATGCCGACGCGGTAGCGGTGGGCGTCGCCGTACGCGAAGAGACGGCCCTGGAGCATCTTGTCGGGGGACGGACCGATACCCGGCACGAAGTGCGCGGGGCTGAAGATCGACTGCTCGGTCTCCGCGAAGATGTTCTCCGGGTTCCGGTTGAGCTCCAGCTTCCCGATCTCGATCGGCGGGTAGTCCGCGTGCGGCCACACCTTGGTGAGGTCGAAGGGGTTGAACCGGTACGTGGCCGCCTCGGCCGCCGGCATGATCTGGACCTGCACCGTCCAGGACGGGAAGTCGCCGCGCTCGATCGCCTCGCGCAGGTCGCGCTGGTGGCTGTCCGGGTCCTCACCGGCGAGCTTGTTGGCCTCGGCCTGGGTGAGGTTCTTGATGCCCTGGTCGGTCTTGAAGTGGTACTTGACCCAGAAGACCTCGCCGGCCTCGTTGTTCCACTGGAACGTGTGCGAGCCGTACCCGTTCATGTGGCGCAGCGTGGCCGGGATGCCGCGGTCGCCGAAGAGCCAGGTCACCTGGTGGGTGGACTCGGGCGACAGACCCCAGAAGTCCCAGACGTTGTCAGCCTCCTGCGAGCCGGTGTACGGGTCGCGCTTCTGGGTGTGGATGAAGTCCGGGAACTTGATGGCGTCCTTGATGAAGAACACGGGGGTGTTGTTGCCGACGAGGTCGTAGTTGCCCTCTTCGGTGTAGAACTTCAGCGCGAAACCGCGGGGGTCGCGCACCGCGTCGGCCGAGCCGAGGTTGCCTGCGACGGTCGAGAAGCGCAGGAAGGTCTCGGTCTGCTTGCCGACCTCGGAGAGGAACTTGGCGCGCGTCCACTGCGAGACGTCGCGGGTCAGCGTGAACGTGCCGTACGCGCCGGCGCCGCGGGCGTGCACGATGCGCTCCGGAATGCGCTCACGGTTGAAGTGCGCGAGCTTCTCCAGCAGCGACTGGTCCTGCACCAGGACGGGACCGCCGACGCCCGCGGTCTGGCTGTTCTGGTTGTCGGCGACCGGCGCGCCGGCCTCCGTGGTGAGCGGTCCCTGCGTCACGTGCGCCTCCTGCGTCGTTCCTGCACATTCGTCTCGAACTGCACAGCCTGTCCCTTGGCGTATGCCGTTGCCGATCCTACAATGGACTTAGTCCAAGTCAAGTGAACATCCAAAGTCACACCCGTTCGGGACCTGGTCCCTTCACTGTTAGGCTTGTTTCTATGAGTGACCTGTTGGAACGACTTCGCGGACGTGGCTGGCGCATGACTGCGCAGCGGCGCGTCGTGGCCGAGGTCCTCGACGGGGACCATGTGCACCTGACGGCCGACGAGGTCCACGCGCGGGCCGTGGTCAAGCTGCCCGAGATCTCCCGCGCCACCGTGTACAACACGCTGGGCGAGATGGTGTCGCTCGGCGAGGTCATCGAGGTCTCCACGGACCGCCGCGCCAAGCGGTACGACCCGAACGCACACCGCCCCCATCACCACCTCGTCTGCGCGAGCTGCGGCACGATCCGCGACGTGCACCCGGCCGGCGACCCGATGGCGGACCTGCCGAGCGACGAGCGCTTCGGCTTCACGGTGTCCGGCGTCGAGGTCACCTACCGAGGCATCTGCCCCAATTGCGCGGCGACCGGCTGAGCCGAACGAGCGACGGAAGGCCCCGGCGCGAGCGTCATTCGCACCGGGGCCTTCCGCGTGAATCCCCGCAGGGAACGACGCACCTCCCCGCCATCGGCACGTGCGCACCCCCTTCCCGAATCTGACGGGTAGTCATATCGTCTGCGGCGATCACGTCCGCCCCGCGGCGGATCCGCACCTCGATACGCGCGAGGAGAGACCCGTGGGAGTTCCGCACCCGACCCCACCCGCAACCGCAACCGTCAGTCCCAAACTCCGCGCCGACGCGCTCACCCGCTCGTTCGGGCGCGGCGCCAAGGCCCTGCCCGCCCTCGGCCCGCTCGATCTCTCCGTCGCACCGGGCGAGTTCACCTGCATCGTCGGCCCGTCCGGCTGCGGCAAGTCCACACTGCTCAGGATCGCCGCCGGACTGCTCCGCCCCAGCTCCGGCGAGCTGTCCATCCGTACGGCCTCGCCCCGCCCGGCGGCGATGATCTTCCAGGACTACGGCATCTACGACTGGAAGACCGTGCTCGCCAATGTCCGCTTCGGCCTCGACATCCAGCGCGTACCGCGCAAGGAGGCCGACGCCAGGGCGCGCGACTGGCTGGCCCGGATGGGGCTCTCCGACTTCGCTGGTGCGTATCCGGCCACCCTCTCCGGTGGGATGCGGCAACGGGTCGCGATCGCCCGCGCCCTGGCCGTGGAACCCGAGATCTTGCTGATGGACGAGCCGTTCGCGGCGCTCGACGCCCAGCTGCGCACCATCCTCCAGGACGAGCTGCTCGACCTCACCCAGACCACCCGCACCACCACCCTCTTCATCACCCACAGCCTCGAAGAGGCGATCGTGCTCGGGGACAGGGTGCTGGTGATGTCCGCCAGACCGGGGCGGATCATCGCCGAGCGCCGCCCGCCGTTCGGTCGGCCGCGCACCGGCGAAGTCCGGTCGGCACCCGAGTTCACCGCGCTGAAGAGCGAGTTGTGGGAGCTCCTGCGCGGCGAGGTCCGCAGGGAGGCGGTCCCGGCATGACCGTCACCGTGAACGCCACGAAGTCCGACGACGGCGTCCTGATCCGCAGACCGGGCCCGCAGGAACTGCATCCGGTACGCACCCACCGCAGGCGCCGCACCCTGGAGATCGCGCTAGCCGTCGCCGTACCGCTGCTCCTCGTGCTGCTCTGGCAACTGGCCGCCGCACGGTCCTGGATCGACGCCCGGGTCTATCCCGCCCCCTCCACCATCCTGGCGGACGGCCTGGACCGGGCGGGCGCCGGTGAACTGTGGCCGGACGTGTGGGCCACGCTCAAGCGGGTCCTGGGCGGCTATGCGATCGGCACCGTCGCGGGGTACGCCCTCGGCCTGCTGATGGGCTCGCTCTCCCTCGTACGGGCAGCGCTGGAGCCATTGCTCGACGCCCTGTACGTCGTGCCGAAACTGGCCCTGCTGCCGGTCTTCCTCAATATGTTCGGCCTCGGTGAGGGACCGCAGATCGCCTTGGTCGCCGCGACCGTCTTCTTCTTCGTCTGGATCTCCACCATGGCGGCCGTGCTAGCCGTCCCGGTCGGCCACCGTGACGCCGGTCAGGTCTTCGGCGCCTCGCCCTGGCAGATGTTCCACCATGTGCTGCTTCCCGCCTCGCTGCCCGCGGTCCTGGTCGGGGCACGGATCGCGGCAGGAGTGGCGGTGCTCGTCATCGTCGCCTCCGAACAGATCGCCGCGGCCGACGGTCTGGGCCATCTGATCTTCGACTCCCGGGCGCTGTTCCAGAACGACGTGATGTTCGTCGGCATCGTGTGTGTGGCGGTCCTCGGTGTCGTCTTCTCCGAAGTGGTGCGGGTCGCCGGACGGCTGCTCACGCCGTGGGCCCCGCGCGACCGCGGCCGCGGTCGGTCCTGAGCGGCTCCCCGCACTCCTCGACGGCCGGGTCCCGAACGGCTCCCCATGCTCCTCGACTGCCGGTCCCGAACGGCTCTCTCCACGCTCCTCGTACGGAGGCACTGTGCGTACCCACACCCTTTTCACCCGCACCGCCGTGCTCGTCACGGCATCCCTGCTCGGCGCGGCAGGCTGCGCCCGGCCGGAGTCCGGCGGCAACGGCCCCGCCGCGCCGCGCACCGTCCGGCCCGTCGCGGGCTGCGGCGCCGGCAGCTGGACCGACCCGGCCGAACTCGCCCCCGACCGGAAGGCGGCCCGCTGCGACAAGGGCGCCCCGGCTGCCCAGCCACTGGCGAAGCGGCGGAAGATCACCGTCGCCACCGGCACCCTGAGCGCGGAGTACGTCGCTCCGCTCCAGGTCGCGGTGGCGAAGGGCGAGTTCGCGAAGGAGGGGCTGGACGTCGAATTGAAGGTGCTTCCCACCCCGGACGCCCTGCCGCTGCTCGCCAAGGGCGACGTGGACGCCCAGTGGGCGGCTCCCGAGGCAGCCGTGATGAACGGCATCAACGGCGGCTTCGACATCAAGTGGGTCGCGGGGAACTTCTCCCCCGACCCCACTTCCAAGAGCGGCCTGTGGGTGCGCCTCAAGGACGGCGAGAGCGCCGATCACGTCGAGATGGCGGGCCGGAAGCTCGGCACCATGATCGGCAAGGGCTCCGTCATCGCGTACCCGATGGACACCTCCTTGAAGAAGCACGGCGGCGGCCTCGACAGGATCAGCTTCCAGCAGCTCGGTTCCGCGGATGTGCTGACCGCACTGCAGAACGGCGGCGTGGACTCCGCCTGGCTGCTCGACCCGATCTGGCGCAAGGTGGACGGCGACACGAAATACGCGTTCCTGGGCGGCCAGCCCGTCGGTGAACCGCTCGGCGGTCTGCTCTTCGGCCCGACACTGCTGAACAAGGACCCGGACGCGGGTGTCGCCTTTCTCCGCGCCTACATCCGGACGGTGAACACCTACTTCGCCGGGGACTACAAGTCCGATCCCGCGTTCGTCGCCGAGCTGGCGAAGCTGATGAAGACCGACGAGGCCACGCTGCGGTCGACCCCGTCGATGCGGATGGACTGGGAGATACGGAAAGGCACGACGGACCGGCTGCAGGAGGCGTACGCCGATTCGGGCGTCTCGAAGGGCGCCCCGGTGCCGGAGTCGAAGGCCGTCGACCGGGCGATGTACTCGGAGGCGGTGGGCCACAAGCTCTGACCCGCGCACGGCGCATGCACAGAAGGCCGGATCCTCTGAAAGGATCCGGCCTTCTGTCTTCAGTAGCGGGGACAGGATTTGAACCTGCGACCTCTGGGTTATGAGCCCAGCGAGCTACCGAGCTGCTCCACCCCGCGTCGTTGTGTTTAGAACTGTACGTCACCGCTGCCGACCAGCGCAAATCGATTCCGGGGGCGCCAGGGGTGCCCCACCCCCGGCGCCCCGGCCGGCTTCTGCCCTACGCGGTCAGCTCCTGGTGCAGCGCCTCCCGCAGCCGGGCCGCCCGCTCGGCGACCTCCGCCGGGCCCAGCTCGACCGCCCGCGCGCACCAGCGCTGCCCCTCGGTGAGCTCGCCCCGGCGGGCGGCCAGCAGGGCGAGGCGCAGGGCCGCCCGCCCGTGCCCGTCGTTCGCGGCCCGGCTCCACCACAGCGCGGCCTCGCGCTCACTGCCCTCGCGGGCGAGCAGCAGCCCGAGGTTGAAGGCGCCGTTGCGGCTGCCCGACTCGGCGGCCTCGCGGTACCAGCGGGCGGCGCTGTCCACGTCGCCCCGGGCCGCCGCGAGCATTCCGACCCGTACCTGGGCGCGGCGGTGCCCCTGCTCGGCGGCCCGCTCGTACCACTCCTCGCACTCGGTCTTCTCCGGCATCGGCTCCCCGAGCGCGGGGGGCCCGGGTGGCGGCTGCCGCGAGTCCAGCACCCCGGCCAGCCGGAAGGCGGCCTCCGCGCTGCCGCCGCCCGCCGCACAGCGCAGATGGCGCTCCGCCTCCTGCTCCTCGCCCTGGTGCAGCAGGGCCATGCCGACCTGGAGGGCGGCCTCGGTGTGGCCGGCCGCCGCGGCACGCTCGTACCAGACCAGTGCCGCACGGTCCTCGTCGCGCCCGGCGTACAGGATGCCGAGGTTGAACGCCGCGTCGACGCTGCCCGCCTCGGCCGCCTTGGAGAACCAGGGCTCGGCGCCGGTCGCGTCGCCCGCCTGGAGCAGGAGCACGGCCAGTGCGTTGGCGGCCTCGCGGTGGCCCGCGTACGCGGCGCGGCGGTACCACTGCTCGGCCTGCGGCGTACGGTCCTGGGCCGCGCAGAGCAGGCCGAGGTTGTAGGCACCGTTGACGTCGCCCGCGTCCATCGCGGCGCGGTACCAGCGCTCGGCGGTCTGTTGTTCGCCACGGGCCGCGTGCAGGGCGCCCAGGGCGTTGGCGGCGTTCCCGTCGCCGTCCTGGGCCGCGCGAAGCCACCACACGGCGGCGCTCTCCTCGTCGCCCGCGTCACGCAGCAGGAAGCCGAGCGCGCAGGCTGCGCGCGCCTCGCCCGCCTTCGCGGAGATGAGGTACCAGCGGCCGGCCTCCTTGGGCTCGCCGCGCTGTTCGAGGATGGCGCCGAGGTGCAGAGCGGCACGCCGGTGGCCGCGCGCGGCGGCCTGCCGGTACCACTGCTCGGCCTCGCCCACCCGTCCCGTCGCCGGACCCGCGACCGGGCCGTCGTCCCTGCGTGCCACGGGCCGGCCGGTCGCGCCGGGGCGGTCACCGGCGCCGGGGCCAAGACCGGGGCGGCCGAAGGCGTCGTGCGGGTCGTCGGCGGCGTTGCGGTCCAGCATGCGCGCGAGGCGGTACGCGGCCTCCCGGTGCCCCTGCTCGGCGGCGGCGCGCAGCCAGCGCTCCGCGCCGACGTCGCTGCGGTGTTCCAGCAGGTCGGCCAGGGCGTACGCGCCCAGCGCATGACCCCGCTCGGCGGACTGCCTCAGCCAGTACTCGGCGCCGGGCTCGTCGCCGCGCTCGCGGTAGTGGCGGCCCAGCGCGTGCGCGGCGGCGGCGGACCCCGCGACGGCGGCGATGCGCCACCAGCCGGCCGCGTCGTCGATGTATCCGCGCTGGTGGAGCAGGACACCCAGGTTGTTGGCCGCGGCCCGGTCGCCGTCCGCGGTGGCCCCGCGCAGATAGGGCTCCGCGCCGTCCAGGTCGCCGCGGCGCAGCAGCAGGGCGCCGAGGACGCTCATCGACGCGGTGTCCCCGGCATCGGCGGCACGACGGTGCCGCGCCTCGCTCTCGGCGCTCTCCGGGCTCTCGGCGCTGCCGGGGGCCTCCGTGGCCCCGGTGTTCCCGTCGCCCACGGCGCTTCCCGTGTTCTCTGTGAACTCCGTGCTCTCGACGGTCGCGGCACACCCCGCAGTCTCGGCAGTTTCGGTCGCCTTGATGATCTCAGGTGTCTCGGGTGTCCCAGGTGTGTCAGTGGTCTCGTTGCTCTCCGTGGCGGAAACGCCAAAAGCCGCATTCGCCGCGTTCTCTGACCGATGAACGCGACGCTGCACAAACCGCCCTGTCTCCAACAGAGTTGCCCTGTCCCCCATAAATACCATCGCGCACCGCCTGCCACCCGCGTACACCTGGTATAGCGCGGCCAGTTAGGTCACTTCAGCGTTTTGTCGACATGCCCACAGAGAGATAAGTCAAACACGTCCGGAGCCAACTCGTGCCCCGCGAACCGCACTTCACGCACCTTGCGCAAGAAAGTCGCCGCGACACGACGAAGGCCCGGATCCTCGAAAGGATCCGGGCCTTGGTCTTTCAGTAGCGGGGACAGGATTTGAACCTGCGACCTCTGGGTTATGAGCCCAGCGAGCTACCGAGCTGCTCCACCCCGCGTCGTTGTGGTGAAACCGTACCACGACGCGGGGGTGAGCCTTTACCGGGTTATTCAGCCACCACTGTCAGCGCCGGATGGTTTGCCTTCCTTGTCGGCACCATCCGCCTTGTCCGGCCTATCCGCCTTGTCCGCACTGCTCGCGTTGCTCGCGCCGTTCCCGCCGCTCGCGTTGTTCGCGCTGCCCGACTTGGGCTGGGCGGCCGCCGCACGCTGGAGCGCGTCCTGCAGATCCGCCTGGGCCTTGCCGTAGGCGGCCCAGTCCTGGTCCTTGAGGGCCGCCTCGCCCTCCGAGTAGGCCTTCTGCGCATCCGCGATCGCCTTCTTCAGCGCCGCGTCACCGGTGGCCGGCGGCTCCGTGGTGCCCGGGGGTCTGGTGGTTTCCGGCGGGGTGGTGCCGGAGTCCGTCACCCCGAAGACCGCGTTGAGCGCCTCCCCGAGGCTGTTCTCGAAGACGGTCTTCGACCCGTACGAGGCGGCGACCTTGCGCAGCAGCGGATAGTTCTGCGTGCCACCGCGCGTGTACACCGGCTCGATGTAGAGGAAGCCCCCCTCCAACGGCACGGTCAGCAGGTTGCCGTACTCGATGTCGGAGTCGGTTCCCTTCAGGTTCCTCACGAACTCGGCGACGTCGTCGTTGCCGTTGAGCTCGCTCTGTACCTGGCCTGGGCCCTTCACCGTGGTGGTGACTCTCAGCAGTCTTATCGTGCCGTAGTCCTTGCTGGCCGCATCGGCGTCCACCGCCATGAACGCCCCGAGGTCGGGCCGCCCCTTCGGCGTGAAGGTCGTCGTCAGCGAGAACTTCTGAGCCGTCTGGTCCGGCATCTTTATGCTCAGGTAGTACGGCGGGACCGCACCGGACTCCTTGTTGGTCGGGTCGTCCGGGACCTGCCACGCGTCACTGCCGCTGTAGAACTGCGCGGGGTTCGTGACGTGGTAGCGGGTGAGCAGTTCGCGCTGCACCTTGAACAGGTCCTGCGGGTAGCGCAGGTGGTCCATGAGCTCCTGCGGGATGTCCGCCCTGGGCTCCACCGTCCCGGGGAACGCCTTGCGCCAGGTCTTGAGGACCGGGTCCTGGGTGTCCCACTCGTAGAGCTTGACCTTGCCGTCGTAGGCGTCGACGGTGGCCTTCACCGAGTTGCGGATGTAGTTGACCTGGTTCTGCTGGGCGACGACCGCACGCTGGTTGGTGGTCAGCGAGTCGGCCGTGGTGTCACCGAGCGTCGTACGGGAGGCGTACGGGTAGCCGTTGGTGGTGGTGTACGCGTCGACGACCCACTGGATGCGGCCGTTCACCACGGCCGGGTAGGCGTCGCCGTCGATGGTCAGCCACGGGGCGACCGCCTCGACGCGCTCCTTGGGCGTGCGGTTGTAGAGAATCCGCGAGCCCTCGCCGATGGCCCCCGAGTAGAGGATCTGCGGCTCACTGAACGAGACGGCGTACGCGGCGCGGTTGAACGCGTTGGAGAGACTGACCCCGCTGTCGCCCTTGTAGCTGGTGGTCTTCTCGCCGTCCTCCTCGTAGTCGAGCTCCTTCTGGGGCCCGCCGACGATGGAGTACTGCTCGGTCTTCTCGCCGTAGTAGATCTGCTGCTCGTACTTGCCGAGATCACCCGACGTCGGCAGGCCGGACTCGGTGAAGTCCGGGGAACCCTTCGGGTTCTTGCCCGTCGTCGTGCCGCGGGCCGCGATGGCGCCGTAGCCGTGGGTGTAGGTGAAGTGGTCGTTGATCCAGTTGCGCTTGGGGATGCCGTCGAGGTTGAGCTCGCGCAGACCGATGACCGTGTCCTGGTCCTTGCCGGCGGCGTCCTTGTAGCGGTCGACGTCCAGCGTCTTGGGGAACTGGTAGTAGTTCCTCTTCTGCTGGAGCTGCTGGAAGGCCGGGGAGACGACGTTGGGGTCCATCACCCGGTAGCTGGCCGCCTCGTTCGCGCTGGCGCGAAGCTTGGCGTCGTCGTCCGTCGTGCTCTTGCCGGAGTAGTCGTCGACCTGCGCGTCGTCGATGTCGTAGGCGTCACGCGTCGCTTCGATGTTCTTCCGGATGAACGGGGCTTCCTTGGCCTGCTCGTTCGGCTGGACCTGGAACTTCTGCACGATCGCCGGGTACAGCCCGCCGATCAGGATCGCCGAGAGCACCATCAGGCCGAAGCCGATCACCGGGAGCTGCCAGGTACGGCGCCAGAGCGTCGCGAAGAACAGCACGGCGCAGATCGCGGCGATGCAGAACAGGATGGTCTTCGCCGGCAGATAGGCGTTGGCGTCGACGTACCGCAGCCCCGTCCAGTTGTCCGTGGCCTTGAAGTCGCTGGACTTCACGGCCAGGCCGTACCGGTCGAGCCAGTACGCCACGGCCTTCAGCGAGACGAAGACGCCGAGCAGCACCGACAGATGGCCGGTGGCCGCGCCGGTCGCCCGCGCTCCGGGGCTGGTGATGCGCAGCCCGCCGTACAGATAGTGGGTCATCGCGGCGGCGATCAGCGAGAGCACCGTGGCCGCGAAGCCGAAGCCCAGCAGGAAGCGGTACCAGGGCAGATCGAAGGCGTAGAAGGACACGTCCAGATGGAACTGGGGGTCCTTCTGCCCGAACGCGACGCCGTTCACATACATCAGCCAGGTACGCCACTGGCCGGAGGCGGATGCTCCGGCGATCAGACCGACGAGCGCGGTGATCGCGAGCAGCACCCACTTCTTGTGCGGGGCGAGACTCATCCGGTAGCGGTCCAGGCTCTGCTGTTCCAGGGACATCGCGCTCAGCGGCGGCCGGAGCCGGTGCGCGAGCCAGATGTTCAGGCCGACGGCGACAGCCATCAGCAGTCCGAAAAC
Coding sequences within it:
- a CDS encoding CBS domain-containing protein produces the protein MLVRDAMSTLVLTIGPAHTLRQAARLMSVRRIGAAVVLDHDNSGLGILTERDILNAIGSGQDPDVETAATHTTTDVVFASPTWTLEEAAEAMTHGGFRHLIVLDGHGPVGIVSVRDILRCWAPIRRHHHAELIG
- a CDS encoding catalase, encoding MTQGPLTTEAGAPVADNQNSQTAGVGGPVLVQDQSLLEKLAHFNRERIPERIVHARGAGAYGTFTLTRDVSQWTRAKFLSEVGKQTETFLRFSTVAGNLGSADAVRDPRGFALKFYTEEGNYDLVGNNTPVFFIKDAIKFPDFIHTQKRDPYTGSQEADNVWDFWGLSPESTHQVTWLFGDRGIPATLRHMNGYGSHTFQWNNEAGEVFWVKYHFKTDQGIKNLTQAEANKLAGEDPDSHQRDLREAIERGDFPSWTVQVQIMPAAEAATYRFNPFDLTKVWPHADYPPIEIGKLELNRNPENIFAETEQSIFSPAHFVPGIGPSPDKMLQGRLFAYGDAHRYRVGINADHLPVNRPHATEARTNSRDGYLYDGRHKGAKNYEPNSFGGPAQTDRPLWEPTTVTGEVATHAAPSHAEDNDFVQAGNLYRLYSEDEKARLIENLAGFIAKVSRDDIAERAINNFRQADGDFGKRLEAAVQALRG
- a CDS encoding Fur family transcriptional regulator, whose amino-acid sequence is MSDLLERLRGRGWRMTAQRRVVAEVLDGDHVHLTADEVHARAVVKLPEISRATVYNTLGEMVSLGEVIEVSTDRRAKRYDPNAHRPHHHLVCASCGTIRDVHPAGDPMADLPSDERFGFTVSGVEVTYRGICPNCAATG
- a CDS encoding ABC transporter ATP-binding protein — protein: MGVPHPTPPATATVSPKLRADALTRSFGRGAKALPALGPLDLSVAPGEFTCIVGPSGCGKSTLLRIAAGLLRPSSGELSIRTASPRPAAMIFQDYGIYDWKTVLANVRFGLDIQRVPRKEADARARDWLARMGLSDFAGAYPATLSGGMRQRVAIARALAVEPEILLMDEPFAALDAQLRTILQDELLDLTQTTRTTTLFITHSLEEAIVLGDRVLVMSARPGRIIAERRPPFGRPRTGEVRSAPEFTALKSELWELLRGEVRREAVPA
- a CDS encoding ABC transporter permease; translated protein: MTVTVNATKSDDGVLIRRPGPQELHPVRTHRRRRTLEIALAVAVPLLLVLLWQLAAARSWIDARVYPAPSTILADGLDRAGAGELWPDVWATLKRVLGGYAIGTVAGYALGLLMGSLSLVRAALEPLLDALYVVPKLALLPVFLNMFGLGEGPQIALVAATVFFFVWISTMAAVLAVPVGHRDAGQVFGASPWQMFHHVLLPASLPAVLVGARIAAGVAVLVIVASEQIAAADGLGHLIFDSRALFQNDVMFVGIVCVAVLGVVFSEVVRVAGRLLTPWAPRDRGRGRS
- a CDS encoding ABC transporter substrate-binding protein, with amino-acid sequence MRTHTLFTRTAVLVTASLLGAAGCARPESGGNGPAAPRTVRPVAGCGAGSWTDPAELAPDRKAARCDKGAPAAQPLAKRRKITVATGTLSAEYVAPLQVAVAKGEFAKEGLDVELKVLPTPDALPLLAKGDVDAQWAAPEAAVMNGINGGFDIKWVAGNFSPDPTSKSGLWVRLKDGESADHVEMAGRKLGTMIGKGSVIAYPMDTSLKKHGGGLDRISFQQLGSADVLTALQNGGVDSAWLLDPIWRKVDGDTKYAFLGGQPVGEPLGGLLFGPTLLNKDPDAGVAFLRAYIRTVNTYFAGDYKSDPAFVAELAKLMKTDEATLRSTPSMRMDWEIRKGTTDRLQEAYADSGVSKGAPVPESKAVDRAMYSEAVGHKL
- a CDS encoding tetratricopeptide repeat protein → MVFMGDRATLLETGRFVQRRVHRSENAANAAFGVSATESNETTDTPGTPETPEIIKATETAETAGCAATVESTEFTENTGSAVGDGNTGATEAPGSAESPESAESEARHRRAADAGDTASMSVLGALLLRRGDLDGAEPYLRGATADGDRAAANNLGVLLHQRGYIDDAAGWWRIAAVAGSAAAAHALGRHYRERGDEPGAEYWLRQSAERGHALGAYALADLLEHRSDVGAERWLRAAAEQGHREAAYRLARMLDRNAADDPHDAFGRPGLGPGAGDRPGATGRPVARRDDGPVAGPATGRVGEAEQWYRQAAARGHRRAALHLGAILEQRGEPKEAGRWYLISAKAGEARAACALGFLLRDAGDEESAAVWWLRAAQDGDGNAANALGALHAARGEQQTAERWYRAAMDAGDVNGAYNLGLLCAAQDRTPQAEQWYRRAAYAGHREAANALAVLLLQAGDATGAEPWFSKAAEAGSVDAAFNLGILYAGRDEDRAALVWYERAAAAGHTEAALQVGMALLHQGEEQEAERHLRCAAGGGSAEAAFRLAGVLDSRQPPPGPPALGEPMPEKTECEEWYERAAEQGHRRAQVRVGMLAAARGDVDSAARWYREAAESGSRNGAFNLGLLLAREGSEREAALWWSRAANDGHGRAALRLALLAARRGELTEGQRWCARAVELGPAEVAERAARLREALHQELTA